In the Populus trichocarpa isolate Nisqually-1 chromosome 1, P.trichocarpa_v4.1, whole genome shotgun sequence genome, one interval contains:
- the LOC7465086 gene encoding tropinone reductase homolog At5g06060, with protein sequence MSRTLKSTPLLVSSPSFSSPFSLKTYAAPHSTLSFKPQKSRAAHTNISNKSPLYSTKRFTSPQNMLDNTSCSSSSTRQNRWTLHGKTALVTGGTRGIGRAIVEELVGFGARVHTCCRNGSELDKCLEDWNDVCSGGMISGSVCDVSVGAQRQELMETVSSNFDGKLNILVNNVGTNIRKPMVEFTPEEFSTLMATNFESAFHISQLAYPLLKASGEGSVVFTSSVSGFVSLKSMSVHGVTKGAINQLTKNLACEWAKDNIRSNAVAPWYIKTSMVEQVLSNKSYLEEVYDRTPLRRLGEATEVSALVAFLCLPASSYITGQIICIDGGMSVNGFFPSHG encoded by the exons ATGTCTCGCACACTGAAATCAACTCCACTGTTAGTCTCCTCcccctccttttcttctcctttctctttaaaaaccTACGCCGCTCCCCATTCAACCCTTTCTTTCAAGCCCCAAAAATCAAGGGCTGCCCATACAAATATCTCTAACAAGTCTCCACTTTATTCTACGAAAAGATTCACTTCGCCCCAAAACATGTTAGACAATACaagctgcagcagcagcagcacaaGACAAAACAGATGGACCCTTCACGGAAAAACAGCTCTTGTCACCGGCGGAACTCGCGGAATTGG gcgAGCAATTGTGGAGGAATTGGTGGGTTTTGGAGCAAGAGTGCACACGTGTTGTAGGAATGGAAGTGAGCTTGATAAGTGCTTAGAGGATTGGAATGATGTATGTTCTGGTGGGATGATTAGTGGGTCAGTCTGTGATGTCTCTGTTGGAGCTCAAAGGCAGGAGCTTATGGAGACTGtttcttcaaattttgatgGCAAGCTCAATATCCTA gTTAATAATGTTGGGACAAACATTCGAAAACCAATGGTAGAGTTTACACCGGAAGAGTTTTCTACTCTCATGGCAACCAATTTTGAATCTGCTTTTCATATTTCCCAACTTGCTTATCCACTTTTAAAGGCATCAGGAGAGGGAAGTGTTGTATTCACATCCTCTGTCTCTGGCTTTGTCTCACTGAAATCAATGTCTGTGCATGGAGTGACTAAAG GAGCAATCAATCAACTAACAAAAAATTTGGCTTGCGAATGGGCAAAAGACAACATAAGAAGTAATGCTGTGGCACCTTGGTACATCAAAACCTCAATGGTGGAACAA GTCCTCAGCAACAAAAGTTATTTAGAAGAAGTATATGATAGAACTCCTCTTCGGCGTCTTGGAGAAGCTACAGAGGTTTCAGCTCTGGTGGCATTCCTTTGTTTACCTGCATCATCTTACATTACTGGTCAGATTATTTGCATTGATGGAGGGATGTCGGTGAATGGTTTCTTCCCAAGTCATGGTTAG
- the LOC7485684 gene encoding tropinone reductase homolog At1g07440: MAQADCNSSRDNRWLLHGMTALVTGGSKGLGHAIVEELAGLGATIHTCARTESVLNECLQEWKMKGFKVTGSVCDVSSRTEREKLMSTVSSQFDGKLNILVNNVGILYFQRTIDVTPEDISLYLSTNFESAYHLCQLAHPLLKNSGAGNIVFMSSVSGVVSVSVSLYGATKGAINQLTKNLACEWAKDNIRANSVAPWLIRTPLVERDLENELFLKAVEARTPMGRLGEPKEVSSLVAFLCMPAASYITGQVICVDGGFTVNGLTV; this comes from the exons ATGGCCCAAGCAGATTGCAATTCCAGCAGGGACAATAGATGGCTACTCCACGGAATGACAGCTCTTGTCACCGGTGGAAGTAAGGGACTCGG GCATGCTATTGTGGAGGAATTGGCAGGGCTAGGTGCCACCATCCATACATGTGCGAGGACTGAGTCTGTGCTCAATGAATGCTTACAGGAATGGAAGATGAAGGGTTTCAAAGTCACGGGTTCGGTTTGCGATGTTTCCTCTAGAACTGAACGAGAGAAGTTAATGAGCACGGTCTCCTCTCAGTTCGATGGGAAACTTAATATCCTT GTCAACAATGTTGGGATACTATATTTTCAGAGGACCATTGACGTCACTCCCGAAGATATCTCACTTTACCTGAGTACCAACTTCGAATCTGCCTACCATCTGTGCCAACTTGCACATCCTCTTTTGAAAAACTCAGGAGCAGGAAACATCGTCTTTATGTCTTCTGTTTCTGGTGTGGTATCAGTGAGTGTTAGCCTATATGGAGCAACTAAAG GAGCAATAAACCAACTTACAAAGAACTTGGCATGCGAGTGGGCAAAAGACAATATAAGGGCCAACTCCGTTGCGCCATGGTTAATCAGAACTCCACTTGTTGAGCGT GATCTGGAgaatgaattgtttttgaagGCTGTTGAGGCTCGCACTCCAATGGGACGACTTGGAGAGCCGAAGGAAGTGTCTTCTTTGGTGGCATTTCTATGCATGCCTGCAGCCTCTTATATAACAGGACAAGTCATTTGTGTTGATGGAGGATTTACTGTGAATGGTCTCACTGTGTAA